Genomic window (Dictyoglomus thermophilum H-6-12):
AAAGGCAAAAGAGATTACTCTATTTGATTTTAACTCTTTAAGAAATACAGTGTATATACCTCCTTTAGGATTTGAATTAGAAAGGTTAGATAATATTTTATCTCTACTTGGAGATCCTATGGGGGTTAGGGTTTATCATCCTTTTCATTCTAATGGGGAAGATCATTTGGTTGATTATCTTGGTATGGTAGGAATCCCCTTTGAGCCTTCTCCTTATTTTTCTTTTCAAGAAAGTCCCATATTTATAACGGAGACTTCTTGTGGAGATAGGGATATCTTAAATAAAATGAAGAAAGCATTAATAAGTGGAAATACAATTATTATAACCTCGGGAGTTTTGAGGAGATTAAGAGGTAAAGGGATAGAGGAATTTACCTCTATAAGATACACTGACAGAAAAGTGAATATAGATTTTTTTGCCATTGATTCGGCTATGATTGGTTTTACAAAATATGTTCATTCCCAAGAGGTGTTATTTCCTGTGCTTGAATATTATACCAACTCTTCCTGGCCTATGGTGGTAGGAATAAAAGGAGAGAGAAATTTCCCTATCCTTTTGAAGGACTTTTATGGTAGTGGTAAGTTATATATTTTAAATGTACCTGATAATTTTTCCCATATTTATAACCTTCCTGTGGAGGTTTTAAATGAGATTAGAAAAATTTTTATGGAAAAGATAGGGATATACTTTGAAGGGGAGAGTAAGATAAGTCTATTCTTATACAACAATAATTATGCTATTGTTGAGTCTTTTTTACCACATAGGAGTGAAATAACTTTACGTTTTAAAGACAAAAGCACTAAAATACTCCTTAATCCAAATGGCTTTAAATTGATAAATTTGAGTGAATGAAGGGAATATACGTTTTAGTGGTAGAGGTTAAAGATTATATAGAGGAGAGTATTGGAAGTTTAGGAAAATTGTCCTTTGAAGGAGGATTATACTTGTATATTGGATCTGCTCAAAGCAATCTGGAACTAAGAGTAAAAAGACATTTATCAAAAAACAAAAAACTACACTGGCATATTGATTACCTTTTAAAAAATGAAAAGGTAAGGATTAAAAAGGTTCTGTTTAATAAACTTGATAAGAGTTGGGAATGTAAGATAGCAAGTCTTATAGAGGGGAAACCAATGCCCAAATTTGGTTCTTCAGATTGTGGTTGTATTTCGCATCTTTTTAAAGTAGACGAAGGTCAAATAAAATTTTTAAATAATCTGGGGTTCAAAGATTTTGAGATGGGAGAGTGAAAAAAATGGATTTGGGGATTTGGAGCATATTTATTACAAGTTTTCTTGTGGGCTTTTCAGGAGCATCATCACCGGGTCCTATGCTTACGATGGTGCTTGCTCAGAGTAGTATTAAAGGATGGTTTGAATCGGTAAAGATAGTTACTGGACATGCTATTCTTGAAGGGGTTCTTGTAATATTACTTCTTCTTGGATTGCAACCCTTTTTACAGAATCAGGTTTTTTTGAAGAGTTTTTCTTTTTTTGGAAGTATATTCCTTTTTTATATGGGTATAGGCTTGCTTATTTCTCTTTTTAAGAATGAAATTCATGTTAAGAATGCTTCTCCCTTAAAATTTCCAAGTGTTCTTGGAGGTATATTGGTTTCTATTTCTAATCCCTATTGGCTAATATGGTGGATTACTATTGGAGTTAGTTTTCTTACTCAGGCAAGAAATTATTTAATATTAGGAGTTTTAAGCTTTTATTTTGGGCATATTCTTTCGGATTATGTTTGGTATGCTTTTATTGGACTTATAGGACAAGGCTTATCTCTTCCTTTTTGGAAAAGGATATACAAAGTAATTTTATATATTGCTTCTATCTTTCTAATTTTTTTTGGGGGCTATTTTATGCGCTATGTTTTTTTAGGATGAAAACTATTTTTGTCGCCTAAATAGTAATAAGACTCCAATGATTATAAGTACTATAGGAATTAAGTATCTTAAGTAATCAGGAAAATTCTGTATTAAACTGATTAAAATTCCAATTGCAATTAGTATTATTCCGGGGTATAGGGACCAATATTTTTCTCCTATAGTGATATCCTTCTTTCCTGAGTAGTGAATAAAATATATTGCTATAAATCCTAAGCCTATGAATGTTAGGCTATGGATCGGATTTATGTTAAAAAGATTATTGAATAGGTTAAATAGGAATATGGAAAATAGAATACATCCTGGAATTAGGAATCCTATACTTCTATTCATTCTGAAATAGGCAATAATAAAAATTACACTTAAAAGCAGTAAAAAGACATCTCCTTTAAGGAGATTAAAATTTGCAAGTAATAAAAAAGCTCCTATAAGGAGCAAGAGAATTCCAATGGATTTGTTTTTCATAGTCACTCCTCCTCTAGTTTAAGGATTTTCTTCACTCTCTTAAAATACATTTTATCTTTAATATCAATATTAGGCAAATTTTTAACCTTTTCTGCTCTTAAAATCTTGTATTCATATCTTTTTCCTAAATTTTTTCTCCAGATAAATATAGGGATTATTTCTTTACTAACGAGATTTACCCTATCATTGTACTTTAAAAGAGAAATGTTTAATATAAACCCATATTTTACTTCTGGCCTGTATACTCCGTATTGGTCGGTAAAGAAGTTTCCAAGAGCATAGAAACACCATTTCCCATTAATGTTTTCATAAGGTTTGATGGCATGAGGATGACTTCCCACTATAAGATCTGCTCCATAGCTTATGATTTCTTTTGCAAGTGTTTTTTGACTTTCTTCAATTTCATCTAAATACTCTACATTTCCCCAATGAAGATATACGATCTTAAAATCACAAAGATTTTTTATTTTTTTAAGGTCATTCTTGATTTTTTGTTTATTTATGAGGTTAACAAGGTAATCCTTGCCCTTTGGTAAAGGTATACCATTAGTGCTAAAAGTATAGGCAAGAATTCCAATTTTTATGTTATTTTTTTCTAAAATGAGATATTTATTGCTTTCTTCTTTTGTTCTATTGGTTCCTACGTAATATAGCTCTTTTTTTATCATATTTTCCATAGTAGTAATAAGACCCTTTTCTCCTTTGTCTAAGGAATGATTTCCAGATGTTATCATTACATTAAATCCAACCTTTTTTAAAGTATCCAAAATCTCTATGGGAGCGTTATATAACGGATATCCTGATGGAGGATATAGGTTGGTAGCTACAGGAGTGTCGATTACTATGAAAGAAAAATCCTTATTTATAAACTCTTTTATGTCTTCAAATATATCTTCTGGAAAGTAGTAGGACTTTGTATTGGGATCATAGTATGATTTAAACAATTGGCTTTGAATAAATAAATCGCCTGCAAAGGCTAAACTCACAATATCTGCAGGCTTTTCTTGAGAATTGAAATCAGAAATAAATAGAAGAATAACTAAGATAAACAAAACTACATTTATTTTTTTAGTGTTTATTTTACCTATATGAGCAATCATTAATTTTAATTTCCTTACTCCTTGATTTTTTCTCCTAATTTTATATCATATTTACCTTGGAATGACAAAATTGATAAAGGAGGAAGAATTGCCCTTATGGTTTTTACAAAGGGTGATGTGATAAATATCATAGGATTTAATGAGTTTTTAATCCCAGTAGTTAACTACTGGGAAGAGGAAGGATACAAGGTAGAAATTTCCTATGATTATAGAGTTAAGGATAAAAGAAACAAGATATTCCTTGTGGTGGATAATCCTAAGACTCAGGTACCTTGGAGAATTCTTCTGGAAGAATTGAAAAATGTAGAGGGTAAAACTTTATTTTTAAATTATCCAAGGGTTTTTAAGACTCCTGATCATCCTGTATGGAAGCATCATTGGGATGGTATTATTGCCTTTTTCTGGGAAGAATATTTACCTAAGAATATTTATCTTGTTAATTTTCCATCTTATCCTGTAATGGAAAAGCAGGCTACTGAATCTAGAGATGATCTTGGAATTCCTAAGAATAAAAAGGCTATTCTTGTTATAGCGGATTATAGTTTTGAGAATGTACTCTTATATTTGGCCGAGTTAAAGAAACAAGAGGATTTTTATTTGATAGTTTTTGTGTCCACGTGGGAAAAGGAGGTTTTCTTAAGGGAATTTTTAAAGAAAAAGGGTATTGAAGTAGATAGAGTAGTTGTTGGAGGAGTATGGTATGATGAGCTACAGCTTGTATCTGCTGTTGATCTTGTAATTGTTGATGGCGGGAAGAATGTGGAGCCTTTTCATGTTTATAAACTTGTAGGTTGTGGTACTCCATTGATAATAAAAGATAAGATTTTTACTAACTTTCTCTATAATGAAGTTATAAAATTTGATGGTAAAGAGAAAACTGAAATTAAAGGAATTACCCGTACAGAACTTACTACAGGCGTAATGAAATTCAAAGATAAAGATGAGTTATTTTATAAGATAAATCTTATTTTCACTAATGAACATCTTAGAAATTTAGTCCTTGGTACTTCTCGTGCTTTTGCCTATGCTCATTCTCCCGAAAGGGTTGGAAGCCAATTTTTGTTTATATTTAAAGATATACTAAATCCTCCTATATATGTTCCCTCTAAAAAAGCTGTAAGATATGTAAATAATCCTTTGTTTAAGGCAAGACCAAATGTATACCTTAATTTAAGAAGGAAGAAAATTGCTTGGGAAAAGTTGGTATATAATGCTGGAGCTATAAGAATAGGTGGAACCATTTATGTATTCTATAGAGCTTTAGGAGAAGATGGGGTCTCAAGGATTGGGTTGTGGTGGTCAAAGGATGGTTATACTCAGGAGGGAAGGTTAGATTATCCTATATTTGGCCCTAAGGAAAGTTATGAGATGCCTAAAAATCCTGAGCAAAGAAGGAGATTTCATAAGAGAACTTTTGGAATGATAAGAGAGATTGGGGGAACAGAAGATCCAAGGTTAAGTTTGATAGATGGAAATCTTTATATGACTTATACTGCTTATGGGGATGTGGTACAACTTGCTCTTGCAAAGATTCCTGTAGAAGTATTCTTAAAGGGAGTAAAAAGTTTTAAGGGTTATGAAGAATGGAATAATGCATGGGTTAGAAATGGCCCAATTTTTAAATATTTAGAGGATAAAGATGCAGTTTTGTATTTGGTAGAAGAAAGAAAAGAGGAATATTCCAATGGAAAAAGGGCAGAGGATGACTTTGTAAATGTTTTTCCCGAGCTTTTAGATAAGAAGGTTGCTCTAATTCACAGAATTCCCCCTGATATGCAGATTCTATATACTGATGAATTGAAGAAAAGAAGTATTAAGGTGGGAAGGACTTTCTTGATGCCAACTCCTAAGTTTTGGGATAGTATAAAGATTGGAGCAGGAGCTCCTCCTTTAAAGACAAAATATGGTTGGCTTCATATTTATCATGGAGTAGGAGACTGGATGGGTAAAAAGGCATATGGTTTAGGAGTAGTTTTAACCCCCCTTGATGAGCCAGATAAGATAATATATAGGTCTGCAGAGCCTATTCTTCAACCTGAAGAGATTTATGAGGTTGAAGGATGGGTTCCTAATGTGGTGTTTACATGTGGAGTAGTTCCAAAGAATAAGGATTCTAATGAGATTCTTGATTTAGATGACGAAATACTTATCTATTATGGTGGAGCAGACGAAGTTATGGCTCTTGCTGAGATAAAAGTTGGAGATTTATTACCTATTGAGATAACAGCTAATATCTACTGATTTTTAAGCTGTTTTTTGAGTTTTTGCCATATAAGGTAGGATATTATTCCCTTTATAAAGTCGTAAGGGATGAAGGGTATAACTCCTGTCATTAGAGCTTTATAGTAATTTATCTTTAATGAGAAGGATAGCCATATACTACCAGTGAGATATATTACTAAAATGCCTAGAAACAGAGAGAGAATTTCAGAGTACTTTTTGAGTACAGATATGGTTATTCCTGCAATTAGAAACCCAAAAAGATAGCCTCCAGTAGGGCCAAAAAGTACATTCAATCCTCCTCTTCCTCCCGCAAAAACTGGGAATCCTAACCCCCCAAGTAGTAGATAAGCAAAAACAATATAAAAAGTCTCTATAGGGGAGAAGTATAAACTAATAAGAAAGAGAAAGAAAACTTGTAAGGTGAATGGAACTTGGGTGAAAGGTAGATGAAAGCTTAAATATCCCCCGAGAATCAATAGGGCAAGACCCAGAGCTAAGTAGGGAATTTTCTTTGTTTTCATATATCTCCACCCCAATTTTAAATATTTTAGAATAAATATAACATATGGATTTTAAGAGAATTTTAAAGGCTCTTTAAGATTTTTTTAATGCAACTTTTAAGGTATCTAAAGAGTATATATTAATGGAAATAAAGATATAAAAATTTTGGAGGAGGGAAAGTTATGGAGAAGAGACTGTATAGAAGCAAGAAGAATAGAGTTATTTTGGGTGTTTGTGGGGGGATTGCGGAATATTTAAATATTGATCCTACAATAGTTAGGCTTATTTTTATTTTTCTCTTTATACCTTTCCATTTTGCCTTAATAATAGCCTATTTTCTCTCTGCTCTTGTGATACCTGAGGAGCCCGAAGATTTGGAGAAGAAGGATGATAATATAACTCCTTCTGGTCCAGTTCAACATTTGTGAGGGAGGAGAAAAAAATGGAAAATAAACTTTATAGGAGTAGAAGAAATAGAGTTTTTTTAGGAGTATGTGGGGGAATAGGAGAGTACTTTGGAATTGATCCTGTCATAATAAGGCTTATTTTTATCTTCTCAGTTCTCTTTTTAGGACCTTTAAGTCTTCTCTTTTACATTCTTTGTGCTCTTGTAATCCCTGAAAATCCTGGTAATAGTGAGCTTCCCTCTCCTCTTTCCAAAGATGGCGGGGAGACCTTGGGGTGGGTTTTTTTAGCTCTTGGAGTTTATTTTCTGGGGCGAACTTTTGGTATTTTTCAGGTTTCTTTCACTTTAGTTCTTGCCCTATTATTTATCCTTTTTGGAATTTTAATCTTTTTTAAGAAATGAGGGGTGAAACTAATGAGAAGAATGTCTTTATTAGGTATTTTTTTGATTCTTATAGGTTTATTACTTCTTTTCTCAGAGTTAGGAATCATCAGGTTTTATTGGAGAGATTTACTTAGGTTATGGCCTTTGATCTTTATATTCTGGGGACTTGATTTGCTCATAGGAGAGAAGAAGTGGTTTGGTTGGTTGGTGGTTTTAATTATTTTCCTTCTCACTATATTTATTGTGTTCTTCTCAAGTTATGGAAGACCATTTTTTAGAGATAGAGGGCCTGGATTTTACTATAGAGAATGGAAGTATCCTTTTAAAGAAGATATAAAAGGTCTTGATTTGGAGATCTCTACAGGAGTAAGAGTTGTGAGATTGGAGGCTTTAAAAGATAGGGAAAATTTATTGCATATAAGTTCTAATTGGGATTTTTATATTGATAAGTTGATAGAAGAAAAGAGGGATGGGGAATTAGGACTTTCTTTAAAAGTTGAAGGTGAAAAAGAGACGGGATTTAGGATTTTTGGGGATGATAAGAAGCTTGATCCAATAAATATAAATATTAATCCTGAGATTCCTCTCAGTTTAAAGTTTGATGTAGGAGTGGGAGATGCAACTTTGAATATGAGGGAGTTCAGATTGAAAGATCTTTCAGTAAAAGGGGGCGTTGGAAGATTAAAAATATACTTACCATCTTCTCCTTGTTATGTGGAAATAGAAGGTGGAGTGGGTAGCGTAGAAGTATATGTGCCAGAGGATATGATTTTGGACCTATCTGCAGAGACTGGTTTAGGGAAAATTTCTGTAGATAAGGAGATAAAACAGGAAAAAGGGGGAGAAAAGGGAGTTATACGTTTGAAGGTTAGGTCAGGGGTAGGAAATATAAAGATCCTTTCGGAAAAGAAAGAAGTAATTTGATTCTATCCTGCGGATCTCCTCCATATAAAAGTAGCGGGAAGGATTATAGGTTCAAAATTGTTAGGGTTATCAAGGATATGTAAGAAAAGTTTTGCCGCCTCTTTGCCCATTTCTTCTATTTCTTGTCTTACTGAGGCAAGAGGCGGTTCTATTTTTCCATCAATATATAGATCATCAAAGCCAATTACAGCGATATCCTCTGGGACTTCCCAGTTTTCTTCAAATATGGCATTCATAGCCCCTATAGCCATATAGTCACTGCAGGCGAGGACTGCAGTGGGTGGATTGTTTATTTTTAGCAATTTTTTCATAGCTTTATATCCCCCATCTATTGTGAGACTATCCTCTACTATCAGTTTTGGATCTGGCTTTATTCCATATTTTTTGAGGGCTAAAATATAGCCTTCATATCTATCTTGAATAAAGTTGTAATTACTGTTTCCTTTTAGTAATGCTATTCTTTTATGTCCTTTTTCAAGAAAATAGGTGGTAGCCTCAAAAGCACCCCTTACGTTGTCAGTGTCTACATAAGGATAATTTTTTATTTTCGAGGAAACTCTACCTACAGTTACAAAGGGTATATTTTCTTCGTAAAGGATTTCTGGAAAAGGGTCATCTTTTTTCACATTAGCGAGTATGTATCCATCCACAATTCCTCTTTTATATAAGGAAATATATTTCTGAGGAATATATGGAGATTCAATCATAGATAACATGATATTGTATTCTTTTTTGTCAAATATTTCTGTCATTCCTTTTATTAGTGGAGGAAAGAAGGCATCTGATAATACAAAACCTCTCTCGTAGGGTATTAAGAGAGCTACAATCTGAGTTTTTGTTTTAGATAATTTTTGAGCAAAGGCACTGGGATGGTAGTCGTACTCTTGAATAATTTTCAAAACTTTTTTCCTTGTTTTTTCACTTACATTAGGACTACCATTTATAACTCTTGATACTGTGGCTACCGATACGTTGGCAAGTCTTGCTATATCTCTTATATTGATTTTAACCTTCCTCAATATTTACCACCTCAAAGTTTTTTATTTTCTTGATATTATACAACAACAAAGTAAATCAATAAAGTAATATGATTTCAATCTGAAATCATTAAAAACCTTTAAATTATTTAATTTCAGTTTAAAATTATGTTGACACTTGAAATTGCTTATTATAAAATTACTAACGAAATTAGTTCCACTTAGGAAGGAGGTGATGGTTTAAAAATCAAAAATCTTTAAAATCGTTTTTCTTTTAAATTTTATTAAGTTTGGGGGAGGAGTGATTAGATGCGTAGTAAAAAGGGTTTAATAATTTTGTTTGTTTTGGTTTCTGTCCTTTTGTTATCAGGTGTAATTAATGGACAAAAAGAAAAAGTTGTGAGCTTACCTTTCTGGGATACACCAGGATTAGTTCCCTATTACTGGCAGGCACAACATATTTTAGCACAAGGCACTATTTTTGAGGGACTTTATGGTTATGCACCAGATCCTAAGAGCCTTGGTGGTGTAAAGGTTGTTCCAGTTATTGCACAAAGCTATAAAGTTTCAAAGGATTACAAAGTATGGACCTTCAAATTAAGAAAAGATAAAAAATGGTCTAATGGTGATCCAGTAACTGCAAAAGACTTTGAATGGTCATTCAAATACTATGCAAGTCCTAAGATTCCAGACCTTCCTGCATGGGCAGGCCCACTTCAGTTCTTTGAAAACTTCTGGGCAGTGAAATCTGGAGCAGTTGATCCTGATAAACTTGGTGTAAAAGCTCTTGATGATTATACATTGGAAATAAGACTTTCTACACCAAGATATGATATGAAAGAGTGGCTCTGTGTAGCTCAAGCTGTTCCAATCCACAGAAAAACTGTTGAAGCAGATCCACAAAACTGGTGGAGACCTGGAAAGATCGTTGTCAATGGTCCATACATTCCAGTATCATGGACTCCTGGAAAGGACATGGTACTTGTAAAGAATCCCAACTATGTTGGTGAAAGAGGAAACGTGGATAGAATAGTACTTAAGTTCGGTGGACTTGGAATTCAACAGTATCAAGCAGGAGAGCTCGATGCTGCATTGATCAATAATGTTGCTGAGTACAGATATGTAACATCTGATCCTAAACTTTCGAAAGAATTCCACGAGGATGTAATGGATTGCTTCTGGAACGGATATCAATGGTCTCGTGGATTTGATCCTATAATGGATAATGAAAAATTAAGAAAAGCTCTTGCTATGGCAATAGACAGAGAAAAACTTTGTAAAGACGTACTTGGAGGAAGAGCATTACCTCTTAATAAATATTGGCCTGACGGTAATCCTATTGGTGATAAACTTAAGGGAATACCCTTTGATGTAAACCAGGCTAAGAAGCTTCTTGCTGAGGCTGGATATCCAAACGGAAAAGGTTTGAAGACTCTTGTCTTCTACATCACTGGTGGTGGTGATCCAGTAGTAGAGTTCATAGTAGATCAATGGAAGAAGAACCTTGGAGTAAATGTAATAATTGAGAACATAGAATCTGGATTGTACTGGAACTCCTATGTATGGCCTAGCTTCTCACCTGATGCAAAGGCTGGATTCACAGTAATGGGTGCACCAATGAACAACTTAGAGATTGGTGCGTTGTTCAAGAACTCTGACCATACACCTTGGTTCTTTGATTTCCCAACCTCTGCAAGAAAGAGATATTATGAGTTACAACAAGAGCAAGATGCATGGTTAAGAAAAGATGGCGGACTTACCGAAGCAGATTGGAAGCCACTTCTTGAGAAGAGAAATACGCTATATGAAACTTATAAGAAGATTGTATCGACCGAGCCTGAAAAATTATGGGTTGCAGAACTTACTAAATCACCTACCTGGTATGAAAGATTTGATGAACTTTACGAAAAATGGAAGGCTGCAAAAACTAATGCAGATAAGACCAATTACTGGAGACTTGCAGGAAGAGAAATTGTAGGACAAGAAATATTCCAGAACTGGTATCTCAATATGACAGAGAGAGCAAGAAATGCTATAAGATGGAGATATAGAGCAGTTAATAGACCATTTAGTGAAGCAGTAAAGATTGTCCATTATGGATTACAACTCATGCAAGATGCTTACTACATGGTACCAGTATACCTTGCAAAGGCTCAATGGGTACAAAATCCAAAACTTGAGGGCTTGATGCTCTACAAGTTCTCTTGGGGTCCTG
Coding sequences:
- a CDS encoding GIY-YIG nuclease family protein, translating into MKGIYVLVVEVKDYIEESIGSLGKLSFEGGLYLYIGSAQSNLELRVKRHLSKNKKLHWHIDYLLKNEKVRIKKVLFNKLDKSWECKIASLIEGKPMPKFGSSDCGCISHLFKVDEGQIKFLNNLGFKDFEMGE
- a CDS encoding LysE family transporter, translating into MDLGIWSIFITSFLVGFSGASSPGPMLTMVLAQSSIKGWFESVKIVTGHAILEGVLVILLLLGLQPFLQNQVFLKSFSFFGSIFLFYMGIGLLISLFKNEIHVKNASPLKFPSVLGGILVSISNPYWLIWWITIGVSFLTQARNYLILGVLSFYFGHILSDYVWYAFIGLIGQGLSLPFWKRIYKVILYIASIFLIFFGGYFMRYVFLG
- a CDS encoding CapA family protein; amino-acid sequence: MIAHIGKINTKKINVVLFILVILLFISDFNSQEKPADIVSLAFAGDLFIQSQLFKSYYDPNTKSYYFPEDIFEDIKEFINKDFSFIVIDTPVATNLYPPSGYPLYNAPIEILDTLKKVGFNVMITSGNHSLDKGEKGLITTMENMIKKELYYVGTNRTKEESNKYLILEKNNIKIGILAYTFSTNGIPLPKGKDYLVNLINKQKIKNDLKKIKNLCDFKIVYLHWGNVEYLDEIEESQKTLAKEIISYGADLIVGSHPHAIKPYENINGKWCFYALGNFFTDQYGVYRPEVKYGFILNISLLKYNDRVNLVSKEIIPIFIWRKNLGKRYEYKILRAEKVKNLPNIDIKDKMYFKRVKKILKLEEE
- a CDS encoding glycoside hydrolase family 130 protein — translated: MVFTKGDVINIIGFNEFLIPVVNYWEEEGYKVEISYDYRVKDKRNKIFLVVDNPKTQVPWRILLEELKNVEGKTLFLNYPRVFKTPDHPVWKHHWDGIIAFFWEEYLPKNIYLVNFPSYPVMEKQATESRDDLGIPKNKKAILVIADYSFENVLLYLAELKKQEDFYLIVFVSTWEKEVFLREFLKKKGIEVDRVVVGGVWYDELQLVSAVDLVIVDGGKNVEPFHVYKLVGCGTPLIIKDKIFTNFLYNEVIKFDGKEKTEIKGITRTELTTGVMKFKDKDELFYKINLIFTNEHLRNLVLGTSRAFAYAHSPERVGSQFLFIFKDILNPPIYVPSKKAVRYVNNPLFKARPNVYLNLRRKKIAWEKLVYNAGAIRIGGTIYVFYRALGEDGVSRIGLWWSKDGYTQEGRLDYPIFGPKESYEMPKNPEQRRRFHKRTFGMIREIGGTEDPRLSLIDGNLYMTYTAYGDVVQLALAKIPVEVFLKGVKSFKGYEEWNNAWVRNGPIFKYLEDKDAVLYLVEERKEEYSNGKRAEDDFVNVFPELLDKKVALIHRIPPDMQILYTDELKKRSIKVGRTFLMPTPKFWDSIKIGAGAPPLKTKYGWLHIYHGVGDWMGKKAYGLGVVLTPLDEPDKIIYRSAEPILQPEEIYEVEGWVPNVVFTCGVVPKNKDSNEILDLDDEILIYYGGADEVMALAEIKVGDLLPIEITANIY
- a CDS encoding biotin transporter BioY, encoding MKTKKIPYLALGLALLILGGYLSFHLPFTQVPFTLQVFFLFLISLYFSPIETFYIVFAYLLLGGLGFPVFAGGRGGLNVLFGPTGGYLFGFLIAGITISVLKKYSEILSLFLGILVIYLTGSIWLSFSLKINYYKALMTGVIPFIPYDFIKGIISYLIWQKLKKQLKNQ
- a CDS encoding PspC domain-containing protein, which codes for MEKRLYRSKKNRVILGVCGGIAEYLNIDPTIVRLIFIFLFIPFHFALIIAYFLSALVIPEEPEDLEKKDDNITPSGPVQHL
- a CDS encoding PspC domain-containing protein; its protein translation is MENKLYRSRRNRVFLGVCGGIGEYFGIDPVIIRLIFIFSVLFLGPLSLLFYILCALVIPENPGNSELPSPLSKDGGETLGWVFLALGVYFLGRTFGIFQVSFTLVLALLFILFGILIFFKK
- a CDS encoding LiaF transmembrane domain-containing protein, encoding MRRMSLLGIFLILIGLLLLFSELGIIRFYWRDLLRLWPLIFIFWGLDLLIGEKKWFGWLVVLIIFLLTIFIVFFSSYGRPFFRDRGPGFYYREWKYPFKEDIKGLDLEISTGVRVVRLEALKDRENLLHISSNWDFYIDKLIEEKRDGELGLSLKVEGEKETGFRIFGDDKKLDPINININPEIPLSLKFDVGVGDATLNMREFRLKDLSVKGGVGRLKIYLPSSPCYVEIEGGVGSVEVYVPEDMILDLSAETGLGKISVDKEIKQEKGGEKGVIRLKVRSGVGNIKILSEKKEVI
- a CDS encoding LacI family DNA-binding transcriptional regulator, coding for MRKVKINIRDIARLANVSVATVSRVINGSPNVSEKTRKKVLKIIQEYDYHPSAFAQKLSKTKTQIVALLIPYERGFVLSDAFFPPLIKGMTEIFDKKEYNIMLSMIESPYIPQKYISLYKRGIVDGYILANVKKDDPFPEILYEENIPFVTVGRVSSKIKNYPYVDTDNVRGAFEATTYFLEKGHKRIALLKGNSNYNFIQDRYEGYILALKKYGIKPDPKLIVEDSLTIDGGYKAMKKLLKINNPPTAVLACSDYMAIGAMNAIFEENWEVPEDIAVIGFDDLYIDGKIEPPLASVRQEIEEMGKEAAKLFLHILDNPNNFEPIILPATFIWRRSAG
- a CDS encoding peptide ABC transporter substrate-binding protein → MRSKKGLIILFVLVSVLLLSGVINGQKEKVVSLPFWDTPGLVPYYWQAQHILAQGTIFEGLYGYAPDPKSLGGVKVVPVIAQSYKVSKDYKVWTFKLRKDKKWSNGDPVTAKDFEWSFKYYASPKIPDLPAWAGPLQFFENFWAVKSGAVDPDKLGVKALDDYTLEIRLSTPRYDMKEWLCVAQAVPIHRKTVEADPQNWWRPGKIVVNGPYIPVSWTPGKDMVLVKNPNYVGERGNVDRIVLKFGGLGIQQYQAGELDAALINNVAEYRYVTSDPKLSKEFHEDVMDCFWNGYQWSRGFDPIMDNEKLRKALAMAIDREKLCKDVLGGRALPLNKYWPDGNPIGDKLKGIPFDVNQAKKLLAEAGYPNGKGLKTLVFYITGGGDPVVEFIVDQWKKNLGVNVIIENIESGLYWNSYVWPSFSPDAKAGFTVMGAPMNNLEIGALFKNSDHTPWFFDFPTSARKRYYELQQEQDAWLRKDGGLTEADWKPLLEKRNTLYETYKKIVSTEPEKLWVAELTKSPTWYERFDELYEKWKAAKTNADKTNYWRLAGREIVGQEIFQNWYLNMTERARNAIRWRYRAVNRPFSEAVKIVHYGLQLMQDAYYMVPVYLAKAQWVQNPKLEGLMLYKFSWGPGFFNFKWLNLKD